The Tamandua tetradactyla isolate mTamTet1 chromosome 5, mTamTet1.pri, whole genome shotgun sequence genome window below encodes:
- the LOC143684773 gene encoding LOW QUALITY PROTEIN: spermatogenesis-associated protein 31D3-like (The sequence of the model RefSeq protein was modified relative to this genomic sequence to represent the inferred CDS: inserted 4 bases in 2 codons; deleted 1 base in 1 codon; substituted 4 bases at 4 genomic stop codons), with translation MIMDGVLTLLKDRAEPWLSCDWTCWDTDPNYSAKCGLWLLLLFLCYGALPLHSILQWKSKDCQKGRAKRRRKGGTWRGWKAWQKEEETRKLLSTLRSPLGQYHDTTCFRQLLCSNPFCEVCERTTAEVDRLLFGEPLEDAAPSWSSLTSTVPETESLITLTSDLSADPEADLIPDPLPEPCSPFTILSPDQMSPLVDFLSSSPLDNNLPPECFLSLNPPQLPMDYFISQAPSFSPLPPYHTQRVDPLLQPQAALSPNSIFALDPTISQDTNVAPNLSHAMNPTDSFACYHAPPTLAASPPPDCXLTVTQSQPISILLKPLPENSSPDSPAGLTAYVPTITGIDPSNMPLSEFSWWQAHAQDFSPSTLAQCAFQPGLLTVHSPEVPLRGDXTNYVGSGSFSFLSPDVLNFLERQVKKRGDFLMWKEKENKKRSLLKQLRAHFQLNSSGKMLDSIADKQDTAAFLHFWSTKGKQEELIHQLSPYPKTLGGHLQQKYIQLFWGPPSLHSESLMPALLVSGGCLSIFVFNRISSAPAIQIEDGESPLLSYPLSLSLSERKLQTLPETLSESQPPHLTQVQSQAHLKSALPNLPPSISAHIKSCGVSFHRLQNEAQSYNPTEINHLEXHVLQKQQDGLWGLPIVVQRSQEAFSSPAPNSSQYHQASQVHVPVSIIPRHFPLNSEMQKKLEHHLXKRLIQHRWGLPRRIHDSLSLMKPPGELSEVSELKSSYGLSWLSVFKHENSKDLKSVGLSLSKSVYEKSSKMLQLEEGQGHNLENGPKDHLLKDSEVSFVKDLESDSESDLGGHMVSLSGNNSRASRVILEQRKLENTLKVHLQKKFEQINEDRIPVAVHSSWHAVKQTLPPPVKSHTQMKQQNLTQWVAGDSCLNTSQELSFIDSRTQEILEAHVKRLALRRLWGLPNKILESIEILKLKXASSCSSLHPNIPSSITIVSGMDSKAKASETFRKSTQTFLVDEVLTTTSVPIVDHSLPATSPVGKEGQSTKRQTPSDVNHELAQDFQTTEDGGQLLLPLTYSTEDNMSQSETVTTNGCNPELPISQDRAGHEPRDQQVSFSDRGEMLQDKGMVEKNLKQFSIFTVSREIFKAEELYAEQSQMSDDSEKINMDTSEIEIPLTTECSPLPKIPVPHDPDISHLKKQLFDELKCKLESKEHRQSQGYSTDMSLASEKLSLKAPLTHAQSISSGNVSDSQVLHVHLEDKGMQWQEPWVPKHVLRKCQDKNFPPAVKRVNPQRLETGEFGGGDAGLGTAQVRKSYRAQVRKLEETLGSTSSQCLLQMQQSPSQSLFRKTMKHLLQWLHPRTQCKEQGSFLEKCSSMSASVQSRGPVKSRARVTEAQNLMADIGKFVEEKMGXRHGGDITCSQASLPSLKKFEEIQCKARMKTQAEPIQGLPFNYRAPFHKVTNTNGNSQKTVCVGQSHPICARDRDKHPQKVVGFKDQLLCQSYSPSTTIKEPEFFPSPTCMPQECQVPQAAFTTGEGSHRDLPFLLRQEMLHQHFQGGKSTPPPRITHSLLRI, from the exons ATGATCATGGATGGAGTTCTTACTCTTCTGAAGGATCGTGCTGAACCTTGGCTGAGCTGCGATTGGACTTGCTGGGATACTGATCCCAACTACAGCGCCAAGTGCGGGTTGTGGTTGCTCCTTCTGTTCCTGTGCTACGGAGCACTGCCACTACATTCGATCCTACAGTGGAAAAGCAAAGACTGCCAAAAA ggaagagccaagaggaggagaaaaggtgGAACATGGAGAG GCTGGAAAGCTTGGCAGAAAGAAGAGGAGACAAGGAAGCTGCTCTCCACTCTGAGAAG CCCCCTGGGCCAGTATCATGATACCACCTGTTTTCGTCAGCTGTTATGCTCAAATCCCTTTTGTGAAGTGTGTGAACGAACAACTGCTGAGGTCGATCGGCTGCTGTTTGGGGAGCCCCTAGAAGATGCTGCTCCTTCTTGGTCTTCTTTGACTTCCACAGTTCCTGAGACTGAGTCATTGATCACTCTGACCTCTGACCTCTCAGCAGACCCTGAGGCAGACTTAATACCAGACCCTCTGCCTGAGCCCTGTTCACCCTTTACCATTCTCTCACCTGACCAGATGAGCCCCTTAGTTGACTTTCTTTCATCCTCACCACTGGATAACAATCTGCCACCAGAATGTTTTCTCTCCTTGAATCCCCCCCAGCTTCCAATGGACTATTTTATCTCCCAAGCaccttccttttcccctcttccACCGTATCACACTCAAAGAGTGGATCCTCTTCTTCAGCCACAGGCTGCTTTGTCTCCGAACAGCATCTTTGCACTTGATCCCACCATCTCTCAAGATACGAATGTTGCACCAAATTTGTCCCATGCAATGAATCCCACTGATTCATTTGCTTGTTATCATGCACCACCAACCCTGGCTGCTTCACCACCGCCAGACTG TTTAACTGTGACTCAATCTCAACCAATTTCAATCTTACTGAAGCCTCTCCCAGAgaattcatctccagatagcccTGCTGGGTTGACTGCTTATGTCCCAACAATCACAGGCATTGACCCTTCCAACATGcctctttcagaattctcctgGTGGCAGGCTCATGCCCAGGACTTTTCCCCTTCTACCTTGGCACAATGTGCTTTCCAGCCAGGGCTGCTTACTGTCCATTCTCCAGAGGTCCCTTTAAGAGGAGA AACTAACTATGTGGGATCTGGtagcttctcttttctttcccctgatGTCCTGAACTTTCTGGAAAGACAAGTCAAAAAGAGAGGAGATTTCCTGatgtggaaggaaaaagaaaacaaaaagagatctCTTCTAAAACAACTTAGGGCACATTTCCAACTAAATTCTtcagggaaaatgttagattcaATTGCTGATAAGCAAGACACAGCAGCTTTCCTACACTTCTGGAGCACCAAAGGCAAACAGGAAGAGCTGATTCATCAGCTGTCCCCATATCCTAAAACCCTGGGAGGCCATTTGCAGCAGAAATATATCCAGCTCTTCTGGGGTCCCCCTTCTTTGCACAGTGAGTCCTTGATGCCTGCTCTCCTGGTCTCAGGTGGCTGTCTTTCAATCTTTGTCTTCAATAGAATCTCAAGTGCCCCTGCAATCCAAATTGAGGATGGAGAATCCCCACTACTTTCCTATCCCCTATCTCTGTCCCTGTCTGAGAGGAAGCTTCAAACCTTGCCTGAAACTCTATCTGAATCCCAGCCCCCACATCTCACTCAGGTCCAGTCCCAGGCCCACCTGAAATCTGCACTCCCAAATCTACCCCCTTCCATCTCAGCCCACATTAAGAGCTGTGGAGTGTCTTTCCATAGACTCCAGAATGAGGCACAGAGTTATAATCCAACTGAAATTAACCACCTGGAGTAGCACGTGTTGCAGAAGCAACAGGATGGTTTGTGGGGTTTACCCATTGTGGTCCAAAGATCTCAGGAGGCTTTTAGCTCTCCAGCTCCCAACTCTTCTCAGTACCACCAGGCCTCTCAGGTCCATGTTCCAGTCTCTATCATTCCTAGACATTTTCCTCTCAATAGTGAGATGCAGAagaaactagaacaccacctgtGAAAAAGGCTCATTCAACATCGTTGGGGCCTGCCCCGCAGGATCCACGATTCTCTGTCTCTAATGAAGCCTCCAGGCGAACTTTCAGAGGTATCTGAGTTGAAGAGCAGTTATGGACTCTCATGGCTCTCTGTGTTTAAGCATGAGAACAGCAAAGATCTAAAGAGTGTTGGATTGAGCCTTTCAAAAAGTGTCTATGAGAAAAGCTCAAAGATGCTTCAGCTAGAGGAGGGTCAGGGACATAACCTGGAGAATGGCCCAAAAGACCATTTGTTGAAGGACTCAGAAGTTTCCTTTGTTAAAGATTTGGAGTCTGACTCTGAAAGTGACTTAGGAGGTCACATGGTGAGCCTTTCAGGGAATAATTCAAGGGCCTCAAGGGTGATCCTGGAGCAGAGGAAATTGGAAAATACTCTGAAAGTACATTTGCAGAAGaagtttgagcaaatcaatgagGATAGGATCCCTGTGGCTGTACACTCTTCATGGCATGCTGTCAAGCAGACATTACCTCCTCCTGTGAAATCCCACACCCaaatgaaacaacaaaatttGACACAATGGGTGGCAGGTGACTCCTGCCTAAATACCTCTCAGGAGCTTTCCTTCATTGATTCCAGAACACAAGAGATACTAGAAGCCCATGTTAAAAGACTTGCTTTGAGGAGGTTGTGGGGCCTTCCCAACAAGATCCTTGAATCCATAGAAATCCTTAAATTGAAATAGGCCTCATCCTGTTCCTCTCTCCATCCTAACATTCCCTCTTCAATCACCATTGTTTCTGGGATGGACTCCAAAGCTAAGGCTTCTGAGACCTTTAGAAAAAGCACTCAAACTTTTCTA GTTGATGAGGTGCTAACAACAACTTCAGTCCCTATTGTAGATCATTCCCTCCCTGCCACCTCACCTGTGGGCAAGGAAGGACAGAGCACCAAGAGACAAACACCCTCTGATGTCAATCATGAGCTTGCCCAGGACTTTCAGACAACTGAGGATGGTGGTCAGTTGCTTCTGCCCCTTACATATAGCACCGAAGACAACATGAGTCAGAGTGAGACTGTCACAACCAATGGATGCAACCCAGAGCTGCCCATAAGTCAAGACAGGGCTGGGCATGAGCCAAGGGACCAGCAAGTGAGTTTCAGTGATAGAGGAGAAATGCTTCAGGACAAAGGGATggtagagaaaaatttaaaacaattttccattttcactGTGTCCAGGGAGATATTCAAGGCTGAGGAGCTCTATGCTGAGCAATCACAAATGAGTGATGACTCTGAAAAGATAAATATGGATACCAGTGAAATAGAAATTCCCTTGACCACTGAATGTTCCCCATTACCAAAAATACCAGTTCCCCATGACCCTGATATTTCACACCTTAAAAAACAACTGTTTGATGAGTTGAAGTGTAAATTGGAATCCAAGGAGCATAGACAGTCTCAAGGCTATTCCACGGATATGTCTCTCGCCTCAGAGAAATTGTCTTTAAAGGCCCCACTGACTCATGCCCAGAGCATATCTAGTGGGAATGTGTCAGATTCCCAGGTGTTGCATGTCCACTTGGAGGACAAAGGGATGCAGTGGCAGGAACCTTGGGTACCTAAGCATGTTTTACGGAAGTGTCAGGATAAGAATTTTCCACCAGCTGTAAAAAGAGTGAACCCTCAGAGACTTGAAACAGGGGAGTTTGGTGGAGGGGATGCAGGGTTGGGGACTGCCCAAGTCAGAAAGAGTTACCGTGCTCAGGTCAGGAAATTAGAGGAGACTCTTGGGAGCACGTCCTCTCAGTGCCTGTTACAGATGCAACAGTCTCCTTCTCAAAGTcttttcagaaaaacaatgaagcaCCTTTTGCAATGGCTTCATCCTAGGACACAATGTAAAGAGCAGGGAAGTTTCCTGGAAAAATGTAGTTCCATGTCAGCTTCTGTGCAGAGCAGAGGACCAGTTAAAAGTAGAGCAAGGGTGACTGAAGCTCAGAATCTCATGGCAGACATTGGAAAGTTTGTGGAGGAGAAAATGGGGTGAAGGCATGGAGGAGATATCACCTGTTCTCAAGCATCCCTTCCCTCCCTGAAGAAGTTTGAGGAAATTCAGTGCAAGGCAAGAATGAAGACCCAAGCAGAGCCCATCCAGGGACTTCCCTTCAACTATAGGGCTCCCTTCCATAAAGTGACAAATACTAATGGCAACAGCCAAAAAACTGTGTGTGTTGGCCAGAGCCATCCTATATGTGCTAGAGACAGGGACAAACACCCCCAGAAAGTTGTAGGATTCAAGGACCAGCTATTGTGTCAGAGTTATTCCCCATCCACAACCATCAAGGAGCCGGAGTTCTTTCCAAGCCCCACCTGCATGCCTCAAGAATGCCAGGTGCCTCAGGCTGCCTTCACCACTGGTGAAGGCAGCCACAGAGATTTGCCTTTCCTATTGAGGCAGGAAATGCTTCACCAGCACTTCCAGGGAGGAaaatccaccccacccccaagaatAACTCATTCTTTGTTGAGAATATAG